The Phycisphaerae bacterium DNA window GGTGGCTTTCAAAACTGGGATTCACGAGGGTCTGCCCGAACGATTGCGGCGCACCCGCGCTCAGCAGGGCCACGATCAGAACAGTCCGCCCAAGCCGCTCAATTGGCATGGTAGCCTCCATCTCGACTCCGATATGGTTCCCCACAACCGAATCCGGTAAATTAAGCAATCATCCGCTCTCAGGTTCCATTGTAAACAACTTTCCAGTCAGACAAAAGCCTTCGGCGGCGATCCGCTCTCGTGTACACGCGACGTTCCAATAAGGACTGGGGATGCAGACTCTTTCTGAACTCGCTCTCGGCTAGACGATTACCTCTGAGAGCCCAACTTTGGCCCATAGCCACCGGCCTGCCCGAGAACCGTTTGGCTCGGAGGTTTGCCACGGCCACCACGGCGACGTACGGGTAGCTTCCGCTGGCGCCAGAATCCACTCTGTGGCCTTCCGTGTGGAGGATTCCTATCCTCATGATCGACGAATGCCGAACGGATTCGGCAAGACTAGGCGGCCCGGAAGGGATTCCGGGCCGAGCGGAGAGGATTCCGGGCCGAGCGGGCCGAGTGGGAACGTGATCAGCCGCACAGAACCGGGGCGGGCTCGGGCGGTATCTCGACAACCGGTGATGGCCGGAGTTGAACACCAGGCGTGGTTTCGCGCGAGTTGATCCATTCGCGCACCTGCGGGCAGACGCGGGCGTAGATCGACTCGACCCGTCGCAAAACCACCGGCCAGGCATGGCGGCGGGCATGATCGCGGACTGTCTCGTGGTCAAATTGGATCCGGCCCGTGAAGAACTGTTCCAGGGCACGGGCAATGGCCTCGGGGCTGGCATCATCTGCGAAGAAGCCTGACTCGCCTTCCGCGATGGCGTCCGTCGTGCCGCCGAAGCGGGTGCCGAGAGACGGCGTTCCTGAGCCGGCCGCCTCCAGGTAGACCAGGCCGAAGCCCTCCACGTCGCCGGGCGTTGGACGCGGGGTCAGAACAAACAGACTGGCTGAGGCGTAGGCCGCGCGTAGTTCCTCCTGGGTCAGCCGTCCGAGGAAACGCACGCGATGCGAGACAGCCAAGTCCGCTGCAAGCTTCTCCAGTGCGGGCCGTCCGGTGCCGTCGCCGACGATACAATACTCAAGATCCAATCGGTCGCCGACCAGCGCCATCGCCCGAATCACGCCGTCGATGTTCTTGCGCTGCCAGCCATACAAGGCCGCGACCGACATCAGGCGATTGGGCCGCCGATCGACTCCCTCGCATCTTCCAGGTGTATCCCCGAACGAACGAACCTCGCCAAGCGCACCGCCGCAAGCCGCCCCGGCAGGGGCGAAGGTGTGTAGCCAGGGGCGCGAGCCCCCGGCAACCGTGTCACATTGGCTGGTCAGCCCCAGTGGGGCGGCAGATGCTCCTGAACGGATCGGGTCTTCTATTGCCCCTTCGGGGCACGAGGGCTGCCGGCACGGTGGAGGCACGGAAGAGTCGAGTAGCTGAAGGCGAGTGTCGCCCTCCTGAAGAAAAAACTCCTCGACGCCATTCGGCACGACCATCGGAGTCTGTCGCACCCGGCAGGTCCGCTGGAACAGGTCGCTTGTGAAGCGGCTGACGGCGATAATCTCATCCACGCGAGGCAGCGAAACCCAATCGACGAGCCGCTGGGTCCAGCCTCGCCCCCGCTCGCGTCGGGCCATACGCCACAGGAGCGGAGTCTTCTCGAACTTGAAACGCACCCAGGGGCTCAGAAAATCGTTTCCGTGCACCGTCAGGACCAGCGGTCGGCATCGCAGCGACAGCGGCGCATACCCGTAGTTCAGCGAGTGCCAGAGATCCAACTTGAAACTGGCCAGACGCGGCAGGTCGCGGGCCAGGTCGGTGGTCAGGATCGGGTATGTCGGAATGACCGGGTCGGGCTCGCATTGCTGGTTGGTGAACAGGTGCAGGTCGTACCCGCGGGCATACAGGTATTCGGCCGTCGCCCTCGCAACGGTTGACATGCCGCCGATCTGCTGCGAGTACTCGTTAACGACCAGTCCCAATCGCGGCCCGCGATTC harbors:
- a CDS encoding glycosyltransferase family 4 protein, with the protein product MNRGPRLGLVVNEYSQQIGGMSTVARATAEYLYARGYDLHLFTNQQCEPDPVIPTYPILTTDLARDLPRLASFKLDLWHSLNYGYAPLSLRCRPLVLTVHGNDFLSPWVRFKFEKTPLLWRMARRERGRGWTQRLVDWVSLPRVDEIIAVSRFTSDLFQRTCRVRQTPMVVPNGVEEFFLQEGDTRLQLLDSSVPPPCRQPSCPEGAIEDPIRSGASAAPLGLTSQCDTVAGGSRPWLHTFAPAGAACGGALGEVRSFGDTPGRCEGVDRRPNRLMSVAALYGWQRKNIDGVIRAMALVGDRLDLEYCIVGDGTGRPALEKLAADLAVSHRVRFLGRLTQEELRAAYASASLFVLTPRPTPGDVEGFGLVYLEAAGSGTPSLGTRFGGTTDAIAEGESGFFADDASPEAIARALEQFFTGRIQFDHETVRDHARRHAWPVVLRRVESIYARVCPQVREWINSRETTPGVQLRPSPVVEIPPEPAPVLCG